The DNA window CGACGACGCGTCGAACGAGGTCAAGTCGCTCGCCCGCATGCTCGCGGCGCGCACCAAGGAGGTGGGCGTCCGGGGGAGCCTCGGCGACGTCGGTCGCTTCGCCGCGCGGCGCGCGAAGCACCGCGTGCAGCGAGTCCTCGACAAGGCGGGCCTGCCCGGCGGCGTCGAGGTCATCGAGCTGACCACGCCGCAGGCGGCGCCCGCGGAGGCCCCCCGGCTCGGCGCGCTGCAGTGGCGCGAGCGCCTCTCCCGCCTCGACGACGTGCCCGCGGTGGCGGTCGTGTTGCTCGTGGACGCGCACGACAACCCCGACGTGCTGGACTGGACCGTGGAGCAGGTCGCGCGCCAGTACTACGACGCGTGGGACCTGGTGATCGGCGTGCAGTCGAGCACCCCGGCGCTGCACGCGCGCCTCGACGCCATCCAGGCGCGCCTCGCAGACCGCGCGCCGATGGAGGTGGTGGACTGCGCGACGAACAACCCGTTCGAGCACCACGCGGTCAACCGCGCCGACTTCGTCGCGCTGCTGGGCGTGGGCGATCTGCTCCGCCCGGACGCGCTGGCGGAGATGGTCACGCACGCGCGCGATCGCGGGGCGGACGTCGTGTACGCCGACGAGCAGGACGTCGACGAGACGAACGCGCCGCGGCCGGTGGACCGCAAGCCCGACTGGTCCCCCGAGCTGCTGCTCTCTCGCCCGTTCCTCGGCGGCTGCGCCATCTTTCGGCGCGCCGGCGTCGACATCGCGCACGAGCGCGCGCGCGCCTGGCCCGCGGCGCCGCTCTCCTATCACCTCGCGCTCTCGGCGACGGAGGGGGCGACGACCAGCCACCTCGACCGCGTCCTCTGCCAGCGATATCGGCCGCTCAGGGGAGGCTCCGCCGGCCGCATCGAGGCGGAGCGGCGCGTGGGTGAGCTCTGCGCGCTCGCGCTGAACGACGCGATCTGGCGCCGCCGCCTGGACGCCACGGTGGAGCCGGGTCGAACGGCGGGGACCTTCCGGGTCCGACACCGGCTGCCGCCGGCCACCGACGTGACGCTCGTGATCCCCGCGGTGGGCCCGGCCGAGCGGCTCGCGCGGTGCTTGCGCGCGATCGAGGCCCGCACCGAGCACGACGCGGTGGAGCTCGTCGTGGCCGTCGACCCGGACGCGCCGCCCCTGCCGCGCGGCGACTGGCTCGTGGCGCGCTTGCCGCGTCGCATCTCGATCGGCGCGCAGATCGACGCGGTGCTGCGAGAGCGCAAGTCGACCTTCGTGGCGTGGGTGCTCCCGGAGGCCGAGGTCGTGCGCGCGGGGTGGCTGGACGAGCTGGTCCGCCAGGCCGGCCGAGACGGAGCGGGCGCCGCCGCGCCCAAGCTGCTCGAGCCGTCCGGGCGCCTCGCCTGGCCGCGGCGGACCGCGCGCGAGCACGTGCACGAGGTGTCCCAGCTCCCCTTCCAGTGCGCCCTCATGTCGCGGGAGCGCTACCTGGAGGCGGGCGGTCTCGGGGCCGGGGTCGACCTCAAGGCCGCGGTCGACGCCCTCGCCGACCGACTCGACGAGGCCGGCTACACGCTGCTCTACACGCCCTACGCCAGCCTGTACCTCCACCCGGACCCGCAGGTCACCCCGGCGCGGGAGTCGAGGCAACGGAGCGCGTGATGCAGGCCCACGGACTGCGCGACGCGTCGGTCCTGGCGCGCATCCCCCTCTACAACGCCTTCCGGGAGCTGGGCTGGCCGCGCATCCGCCCGCTGACGATGAGCTTCGTCGTCACCGACAAGTGCAACTCTCGCTGCGAGACCTGTCAGATCGGCGCCCGCTACCTCGACGACCCGAGCGTCGCCGAGGGCGAGCTGACGCTCGACGAGTACCGGCGCCTCTTCGCGAGCATCGGCCGGCTCGAGTGGGTCACGCTCAGCGGCGGCGAGCCCTTCATGCGCAAGGACTTCCCGGAGCTCGCGCGCTCCCTGGTGGCTGCCACCCGCCCGCGCGTGGTGAACGTGCCGACGAACGGGACCTTCGTGCACGCCGTCCGCGTCGGCGTCGCGCGCATGCTCGAGGGCTTCGGCGACACGCGGCTGGTGATCAACGTCAGCCTCGACGGCGTCGGCGCGCGCCACGACCTGGTCCGCGGATTCTCGGGCAACTTCGAGCGCGTGCTCCAGCTGGCCGAGGCCCTGCGGGAGATCGACGACCCGCGCCTGACCTTCGGCTGCAACACGGTGGTCTCCGCCTTCAACGCCGAGCACGTCCCGGAGACGATCGACTTCGTGCTCGACGAGCTCCGTCCCGACTCCTACGTGCTCGAGACCGCCCAGGTGCGCCCCGAGTACTACAACGACGACGTGGCGCTCGACGCGGGCGCGCGGGCGGTCCGACGCGCGCTCGACCACGCGACCCGCCGCCTCGAGGCGGAGCCGCGCCGCGGCGTGCCCGCCCTGGTCAAGGCGTTTCGCCGTCACTACTACGCCCAGACGCGCAGGCGCCTCGACGGCCCGGTCTCCCACCGCTGCTTCAGCGGCTTCGCGACCTGCGCCGTCATGCCCAAGGGAGACGTCTGGTCCAGCACACAGCGCGGCGACGCGATGGGCAACGTGCGCGACTTCGAGCTGGACTTCGGCGCCCTCTGGGCGAGCCCCCAGGCCGAGCGCGCCCGCGCGCGCGTCCGCGCGAAGCGCTGCACCTGCGAGACCTCGAACGTCAGCTACCCGAACGCTCTCCTCGACCCGCCGCAGCTCGCGGCCGTCGCGTGGCACGCCCTCTGGTGAGCGACGAGGTCCTGGTCACCGGCGGCGCGGGATGGATCGGCGGCCGCCTCGTCCGCGCGCTCGTCGACGCCGGGTTCCGCGTGCGCGCGCTGACGCACCGCTCGGCCGTCCCCGCGTGCGCGTCGCCCGTGCGCGGAGACCTGCGCGACGCCGGGAGCCTCCAGGGCGCGGTCCGCGGGGTGACGGCGGTCGTGCACTGCGCCGCGCGGCTCGACCCGGTCGACTCGGAGGAGGAGGCGGACGCGGTCAACCACCTCGGCACGGCCCACCTCGCGGAGGCCGCGCGCGCGGCCGGCTGCGCCTCCTTCGTCTTCCTGAGCAGCCAGGCGGCGCTCGGCTGGTCCGCCGACGCCGGGCTCGTGCGCGAGGACGCCCTCTGCGCGCCGAGCACGGCCTATGGGCGCTCGAAGCGGGATGCCGAGCGCGCGCTCCTCGACGCCGCGGGTCCGATGCGCGTGGTGATCCTGCGCCCGCCGACCGTGTACGGTCCGGGGGAGCGCCGGAACTTCCTCGCGCTCGCCCGCCCGGCCGCGACCGGGCTCTTCCCCGTCCCGGGCCGGGGAGACAATCGCATGAGCTTCTGTCACCTCGACAACCTCGTCGACGCCGCGGTGTTCGCGCTCCGAGCGCCGGGCGCGCGCGGCGTCTTGCACGTCGCGGACGCGCACCCGGTCACGCTCCGCGAGGCGGTCGACACCATCGCGCATGCGGCGGGCCGGCGGCCCATCCCGGTGCCCTTCCCGTTGCCCGTGGCGCGGCTCGCCGCGCGCGCCTGCGAGCGCCTGCTCCGATCGCCGCCCCTGTCCCGGGCCCGCCTGCACACGCTGACCAGCGACTGCGCGCTGGACGTCGGCGCCCTCGCCAGGCTGGGCTTCCGGTGGCCGGTCCGGTTCGAAGAGGGGGTGGGCGAGACGATCGACGAGTATCGCGCGGCTGGCGTGCTGTGAGCGCGCGACTCGCCTCGGCCGCCGCCGTCGCGGCGCTCGCGCTCGTCCCCTACCTCCAGACGCTCGAGTTCGGCCCGACCTACGACGATCACCACCACGTCGTCGACAACGCGTTCCTCCAGGACGCCTCCAACGTCGCCCTCCTCTTCTCGGCCGAGTATCTCTCCCTCGAGATCCCCGACCAGGGCCGCCCCGTGCTCCTCGCGAGCCTCCTGGCCGACCGCGCCCTCTTCGGCGACTCGTTCGCGGGGGCTCACGCGCAGAGCGCGCTCTGGCACGTCCTCGTGAGCCTGATGGTGCTCTGGCTCGCCTGGCGACTCGGCGCCCCGCCCGCCGTGGCCGCCGGAGGCGCGGCGCTCTTCGCCCTCCACCCCGCGTGCGTCGAGGCGGTGGCCGGCGTGAGCAACCGCGAGGATCCGCTCGCCGCGTTCTTCGTGCTCGTCGCGCTCTGGGCGGCCTCACGGCTGGCCCGCGGGAGCTGGACCTGGCTCGCGCTCGTGTTCGTCGCGTTCGCGCTGGCGCTCGGCGCGAAGGAGGTCGCGGTCGTCGCGCCCGCGCTGTTCGTCCTGCTCGCGGCCGCCGTCCCCGCCGTTCGCCCCTCCCGCGCTCGCGCGGCGGCGCTCGCCGGGGTGGGCGCCGCGGCCATGACCACGTGGGCGGCGTTTCAGGTCGCGCTCGGCGTCCCTTCGCTCTCCATCGGCGCCGGCGCCGGGCCGCTGACGCCGCTCTCGATCGGGCTCGGGTGGAGCCCCCTCGCGAGCGCGACGCGCCTCCACGACCTGGGCTGGCAACACGCCGCACCCGTGCTGGCCCATCGGGTCGGCCGGCTCGCCATCGGCTGGCCGCTCTCCGCCGAGCACGACCTCGACTTCGTGCTCAGCCCGGGCGGGCTGGTGATCGGAGGCGCCGTCCTGCTCGCGCTGGTGGCGGCCGGGCTGCTCCTCTGGCGAGAGCACCGCGGGCTCGCCGTCGCGGCGTGGTGGCTCCTCGTGGCCAGCCTCCCCACGCTCGCCTCGCCCTGGCTCCTCAACCCCGTCGCCGACCGCTACCTCTACCTGCCCGCGGTGGGCGTGTGCGCGGGGCTGGGCATCGCGCTGGCCGCGCCCCGGGATCCGCGCTGGCCGCGCCTGCTCCTGCTCGGTCTGCTCGCGTTCTTCGGGGCGCGGGCGATCGAGCGCGCCAGCGTCTGGCGAGACGACGTCACGCTCTTCGACGACGCCGCGCGCAACGCCCCGCGGTCCGCGCGCGCCTGGCAGAACCTCGGCGCCGCGCACCTCTCCGCCGGCGACACCGAGCGCGCGATCCTGGCCCTCGAACGGGCTCTCGAGCTGGATCCGGCGCGCAAGTCCACGCACCTGAACCTCGGCATCGCGCACCTGCGTCGTGGGGATCGGGGCGCGGGGCTGCGCGCGCTCGAGTCGGCGATCGAGGCTCCCACGCTCGCCGGGGAGCGGCCGCTGCACGACCGGGCGTTCGACGTCTACGCGCGGCAACTCGAGCGGCTCGGGCGTCGCGACACCCTTCGCGCCGCGGTCGCGCGCGAGCTGGCGCGGAGCCCGGACTCTCTCCCCGCGCGGGCCTGGCAGCTGCGCCTGGAGTGACGCATCTCGCCGAGCGATCTGCTATAGCCGTGCGTCGCGTCCGTCGCCCGGCATCGCGGCAGTCGTACTCATCGGATGGTCTTCCTTCTCGCCCTCTTCGAGATCGCCCGCGTCCTCCTGCGGGCGCTGCTCGTGGTGCTCAGCTACCACTTCCTGAGGGCAGCGTGGACCGGACTGCGCGAAGAGGACCCGAAGCTGCCCGAGGCGCCCGACCCGTGGCCGAGCGTCTGCGTCCAGCTGCCTCTCAAGAACGAGTACTACGTCGCCGAGCGGGTGATCCGCCACGCCGCGCAGCTCCGCTACCCCGGGGGGCGCCTCTCGATCCAGGTCCTCGACGACAGCGACGACCGAACGACGGCGCGCGTCGCGCGGGTGGTGGAGGAGCTGCGCGCGCAGGGCGTCGAGATCACCCACCTCCACCGCGAGCGCCCCACGGGCTACAAGGCGGGCGCGCTGCAGGCGGGGCTCGGCGAGACCGACGCCGACATCATCGCGATCTTCGACGCCGACTGCATGCCGGCCGAAGATTTCCTGCTTCGCACCGTCCCGTTCTTCCGCGACGCGCGCGTCGGCTGCGTCCAGGTCCGGTGGAGCTTCCTCAACCGCCAGCGCTCTCTCCTGACGCGCGTCCAGGCGATGGTCCTCGACGGCCTGTTCGCGATCGATCAGTTCGCCCGCGCGGCCAGCCGGCTGCCCATGCAGTTCAACGGCACGAACGGGCTCTGGCGCACCGAGACCATCCGGGCCTCCGGGGGCTGGCGAGGCGAGATCCTGGCCGAGGACGCCGACCTCTCCTTCCGCGCCCACCTCTCCGGCTGGCGGCTCGTCCATCTCCGCCAGTACGCGGTGCCGACGGAGCTCCCCGAGGACATGGCGTCCTTCCGCACGCAGCAGCACCGCTGGTCGCTCGGCAGCGCGCAGCTCCTGCGCTCGCTCGGGTGGCGGATCCTCCGGAGCGACCTGCCGGCGCGCTCGAAGCTGATGATGTTCATGCACATGGGCCGGCACGCCATCGATCCGCTCATCCTCATGGCGTCCCTGACCTCTCCGTTCACGACCCTCTACGGGCTGCCGTTCCTGGTCGACTACACGGTGCCGGTGAACACGGCGCTGTTCGGCCTGGTGGGCGTGGGCTGCTTCTTCTTCTACGGCGCGGCGCTTCGCTACGTCGGCGCCCCCCTCTCGAACGTGCTCCTCATCCCGCTCATCATCCCGCTCGCCATCGGCCTCTCGCTCGCCTACACGCTCGCGTGGTTCGAGGGGCTCGTGCGGCTGGGCGGCCCCTTCATCCGGACGCCCAAGGCGGGCTCGCGGGCGGAGTCGGACGGCCCTCGTTATCGGAGCCGCAAGCCGCTGCTCGCGCTGGCCGAGGTGGTGCTCGGGAGCGGGCACCTCTACTTCACCGCGGAGGCGCTGCTCGAGGGCCTGTACACGGAGGCCGCCTTCTTCGCGATGCTCGGCGGCAGCTTCCTCTGGGTGGGGCTCGGGACGCTCTCGAGCCGGGGCGTGGGCCGCGGGGGGCCGACCGCGGAGGAAGCGGGTTGACGTGAGCCCCGGCTTTGGGCACCAAGGGAGCGTGCGCATCACCTCCCTCGTCGTCCTCGCCCTGGCGCTGGCCGCGCTCGCTCCCCTGACCGCGGCGGCCCAGTGCGAACCCGAGCCCGAGCCCCCGGACCACCTGCGCGCGGTCGCGCGTCAGAGCTACACGGAGGGCGTCGAGGCGGCGGCGCAGGAGCGATGGATGGAGGCCCGCGAGGCCTTCCAGCGCGCGTTCGACGTCGCCCCGTTCGCGCAGATCGTCTACAACCTCGCCACCGCGCAGGCCCAGACGGACCGGCTGGTGCAGGCCGCGGAGAACTACCGCCGCTTCCTCCGGCGATGCCAGAGCGAGCAGATGCCCGAGCTCCGCGCGGACGCGCAGCAGCTCCTGACGACCGTCGCGCCACGCATCGGGCGGCTCACGCTCCGGGTCAACAATTTCGAGAGCGCCTTCGACCGGCTGACGCTCGACGGTGAGGCGATGCAGGGCGCGATCCTCGGCACCGAGATCCCCATCAACCCGGGCCAGCACGAGGTGCGGGTGGTGCGACGCGGCGAGGAGCTCGAGTCGCGGAGCTTCACGGTCGGCGAAGGCGAGAGCGCCCAGGTCGAGCTGTCGGTGGAGGAGTACGTCGGGCCGTCGCCCGAGGAGCTGGCCGAGGGCGGTGGCGGCGGCACGACGCAGCCCAGCGGCCCCGACGTCGGGCTCATCGTCGGCATCAGCATCGGCGTCGCGCTCGCGCTCGGCGCCGCCGCGACGGTGCTCGCCATCGTGCTCACGCAGGACTCCGGGGAGCAGCTCCCCGAGGGGACCTGGGCCCCCGCGCAGGTCCCGCTCGTCTCCTGGTGATCGGTGATCGACGATAGCGGGATGCGGCCGTGGTGATCGGGCTCGTCGACGACGCGCGCTTCGACGCGCACACCGCGCGCGGCGTCCACCCCGAGCGCCCCGAGCGCCTCGCCGCCGCCCGGTCCGGGCTCCGCGGCGCGGTCGACGCGTCTCTGCTGAAGCCCATCGCGACCCGCCCGGTCAGCGCGGAGGAGCTCGCGTCCGTGCACCAGTCCGCGTACCTCGACACCCTCCACGCCGCGCTCGCGAGGGGCTGGGGGAGCCTCGACGCCGACACGTTCCACTCTCCGGGCAGCGAGGAGGCGGCCTGGCACGCGGCGGGCGGCGCGGCCGAGCTGGCGCGCCGCACCATGGAGGGAGAGCTGACACGCGGCGTGGCGCTGCTGCGCCCGCCCGGCCATCACGCGGAGGCCGACCGGGCGATGGGCTTCTGCATGCTCAACAACGTCGCGCTCGCCGCACGCGCCGCGCAGGCCGCGGGCGCTCGGCGCGTCGCCATCGTCGACTGGGACGTGCACCACGGCAACGGCACCCAGCACATCTTCGAGTCGGACCCCGACGTCCTGTTCGTCTCTCTTCACCAGTGGCCGCTCTATCCGGGCACCGGCGCGGCGAACGAGATCGGCGTGGGCGCCGGCGAAGGCGCGACCGCGAACCTCGCCCTCCCCGCCGGCAGCGGCGACGAGGTCTACGGAGAGGCGTTTCGCGAGGTCGTGTTGCCGCTCCTGCGCCGGCACGCGCCGGACCTCATCCTGGTCTCCGCCGGCTACGACGCGCACCAGCGCGACCCGCTCGCCTCCATGGAGCTGTCGAGCGACGCCTACGGCGCGATGGCGTCCGCCCTCGTCGAGACCGCCGAGGCTCTCGGACACGGCCGCGTCCTCTGTCTGCTCGAGGGCGGCTACGACCTCGTCGGCCTCGAGAGCAGCGTCGCCGCGACCGCCAGGGCGCTCCTCGGAACGCACACCGCGTTGCCCGAAGGACGCGTCCCGGCCGCCGCGCGCGAGGCGATCGCCGCGGCCAAGCGCGCGACGTCGCGCTGAGGCGGTGGGCGGGCTCGACCGGACGCCGACGTCGCGGCCGTCTGGGTTCAGAATGTCCAACTTCCGGCCGTTCGCGTGGGTCGACCCATGCGCAACACCGAAGCAACGAGCCGCGCGCCGAACGGCGCAGCCCTCCCCGCGCCGCGCGCGACGGTCAGGCCGAGCGGAGACGACGGGCTCGACGCGGGTGCGTCCGAGGCGCCCGCCATCCTCATTGTCGACGACGACCCGTGGGCGATCCGGATCCTCCAGCTCGCCCTCGACGCGTACCGGGACGTTCGCTTCGCCACGAGCGCCGCCGAGGCCTCTCGACTGCTCGCCGAGCGATCTGCGGATCTCATCTTCCTCGACGCGGAGATGCCGGGGGAGAGCGGGTTCGAGTTCTGCGCGCGCCTCCAGCGCGACCCAGTGTTGCGAGCCATTCCGGTGATCTTCGTCACCGCGCACGACGACATGGCGTTCGAGCAGCGAGCGCTCGAGAGCGGCGCCTCGGACTTCATCGTCAAGCCGGTCAACGCGCCGCGCGTACAGCTCAGGGCGCGCCTCCACCTGAAGCTGAAGCAGCAGATGGACAAGCTGCAGGAGATGGCGGCGACCGACTGCCTCACCGGCCTGATGAGCCGGCGGAGCTTCGACGAGACGCTCGAGCGCGAGCTGGCGAGCGCTCGTCGCGGGGGCCGGCCCCTGTCGCTGCTCTGGCTCGACGTGGACTTCCTCGAGCACTTCAACGACTCCTACGGTCACCCCGCGGGCGACGACTGCCTGCGACGGATCGCGGAGGCCCTTCGCGCGGCGTGTCGGCGGCAGACCGACATGGTGGCGCGTGTCGGTGGGGACGAGTTCGCCGTGCTGCTGCCCGACACTCCGAACGACGGCGCGCGGATCGTCGCGGAGTCGGTGCGCGCGGCCGTCGCTGCGATGCGGCTCCCGCACCGCCACTCGACGGTAGCGCCTCACGTGACGGTCAGCGTGGGGGTCGCGAGCGTGGGCGACGCCGAGGCTCGCGCGCCCGAGGACGCTCAGGCGCTGCTCCAGGTGGCCGATGGGGCGCTGTACCTCGCGAAGCAGCGCGGACGGGACCGCGTGGCGGTGGCCCCCGACGAGGGAATTCCGTCGTGAGCCCGGACACCTACCGGGAGCTCGTCGAGTCCATGCCGCACCTGGTGTGGACCTGTGACCACGAGGGGCGCTGCGACTACCTCAGCCCACAGTGGGTCGCCTACACGGGCGTGCCGGCGCTCGAGCAGCTGGGCTTCGGCTGGCTCGAGCAGCTTCACCCCGACGACGTGGAGTTGACCCAGGAGCGCTGGACGGCCGCCGCGACGGCCGGGCGGCCTTTCGACACCGAGTTTCGCATCCGACGCCATGACGGCGCGCACCGCTGGTTCAAGACCCGGGCCGTCCCGGAGCTCGACGACGCGGGCACGATCGTCCGGTGGTTCGGCACCAACACGGACATCCAGGAGCTGAGGGACGCCCAGCATGCCGAGTCCGCGCTCGCGAGCGAGCTCGAGCGGCGCGTGGCGGAACAGACGCGGGAGCTGCGCGCGGCCAACGATCGGCTCGGCACCCTGGCCATCCAGCTCGAGACCGCGCAGCGGATCACGCGGGTCGGGAGCTGGGAGATGGACGTCGCGTCCGGAAGGGTGGACTGGTCGGACGAGCTGTATCGCGTGTTCGGGCTTTCCCCGCAGGAAGGCGCGCCGCCCTACGAACAACAGACGAGGCTCTTCGCGCCGGAGTCCTGGGACCGCTTGACGGCGTCGGTCCAGCGGAGCGTGGAGACGGGAGAGGGCTACGAGCTGTTCTTGACGGCCATCGACGTCGAGGGGCACCGCCGCGCCACCGTCGCGCGCGC is part of the Sandaracinaceae bacterium genome and encodes:
- a CDS encoding glycosyltransferase; the protein is MSRVVVFGLGPMRWEQSTRLFALPLRTWHFAATLARDRHEVLLFSMRTAAFEGWPPEKVTKVERDGVTIYSLSEHLLHERPDWVQARIAEFGPDCIVGVNKDPAAVAVNFAGELPFWADINGDPMAEAQAKAEAVGTDIWTGEFHRRFTTALMRGDVFSTCSTPQRHALIGQLSMTGRLTGPNAGYEMVHAVPNSIDDEELRLLSTLDRPPRRPSDPFVLLWSGGYNTWCDPDLLYEAVDRAMTEAPQLRFVSTGGAIGGHYTEGYDRFRERVARSGHKERYHFAGWVQTAELPAYYGDAHAAVLTDRFGYEGLLGARTRMLDWLAAGLPIVTTRLSEISVDLESVGAALCSECENIDAMTQNILRLVRQPALAVEMGARGRRHASERLRAARQLDALREWAAAPRRAPDGERRVEMPRHDDASNEVKSLARMLAARTKEVGVRGSLGDVGRFAARRAKHRVQRVLDKAGLPGGVEVIELTTPQAAPAEAPRLGALQWRERLSRLDDVPAVAVVLLVDAHDNPDVLDWTVEQVARQYYDAWDLVIGVQSSTPALHARLDAIQARLADRAPMEVVDCATNNPFEHHAVNRADFVALLGVGDLLRPDALAEMVTHARDRGADVVYADEQDVDETNAPRPVDRKPDWSPELLLSRPFLGGCAIFRRAGVDIAHERARAWPAAPLSYHLALSATEGATTSHLDRVLCQRYRPLRGGSAGRIEAERRVGELCALALNDAIWRRRLDATVEPGRTAGTFRVRHRLPPATDVTLVIPAVGPAERLARCLRAIEARTEHDAVELVVAVDPDAPPLPRGDWLVARLPRRISIGAQIDAVLRERKSTFVAWVLPEAEVVRAGWLDELVRQAGRDGAGAAAPKLLEPSGRLAWPRRTAREHVHEVSQLPFQCALMSRERYLEAGGLGAGVDLKAAVDALADRLDEAGYTLLYTPYASLYLHPDPQVTPARESRQRSA
- a CDS encoding radical SAM protein — protein: MQAHGLRDASVLARIPLYNAFRELGWPRIRPLTMSFVVTDKCNSRCETCQIGARYLDDPSVAEGELTLDEYRRLFASIGRLEWVTLSGGEPFMRKDFPELARSLVAATRPRVVNVPTNGTFVHAVRVGVARMLEGFGDTRLVINVSLDGVGARHDLVRGFSGNFERVLQLAEALREIDDPRLTFGCNTVVSAFNAEHVPETIDFVLDELRPDSYVLETAQVRPEYYNDDVALDAGARAVRRALDHATRRLEAEPRRGVPALVKAFRRHYYAQTRRRLDGPVSHRCFSGFATCAVMPKGDVWSSTQRGDAMGNVRDFELDFGALWASPQAERARARVRAKRCTCETSNVSYPNALLDPPQLAAVAWHALW
- a CDS encoding NAD-dependent epimerase/dehydratase family protein — protein: MSDEVLVTGGAGWIGGRLVRALVDAGFRVRALTHRSAVPACASPVRGDLRDAGSLQGAVRGVTAVVHCAARLDPVDSEEEADAVNHLGTAHLAEAARAAGCASFVFLSSQAALGWSADAGLVREDALCAPSTAYGRSKRDAERALLDAAGPMRVVILRPPTVYGPGERRNFLALARPAATGLFPVPGRGDNRMSFCHLDNLVDAAVFALRAPGARGVLHVADAHPVTLREAVDTIAHAAGRRPIPVPFPLPVARLAARACERLLRSPPLSRARLHTLTSDCALDVGALARLGFRWPVRFEEGVGETIDEYRAAGVL
- a CDS encoding tetratricopeptide repeat protein, which codes for MSARLASAAAVAALALVPYLQTLEFGPTYDDHHHVVDNAFLQDASNVALLFSAEYLSLEIPDQGRPVLLASLLADRALFGDSFAGAHAQSALWHVLVSLMVLWLAWRLGAPPAVAAGGAALFALHPACVEAVAGVSNREDPLAAFFVLVALWAASRLARGSWTWLALVFVAFALALGAKEVAVVAPALFVLLAAAVPAVRPSRARAAALAGVGAAAMTTWAAFQVALGVPSLSIGAGAGPLTPLSIGLGWSPLASATRLHDLGWQHAAPVLAHRVGRLAIGWPLSAEHDLDFVLSPGGLVIGGAVLLALVAAGLLLWREHRGLAVAAWWLLVASLPTLASPWLLNPVADRYLYLPAVGVCAGLGIALAAPRDPRWPRLLLLGLLAFFGARAIERASVWRDDVTLFDDAARNAPRSARAWQNLGAAHLSAGDTERAILALERALELDPARKSTHLNLGIAHLRRGDRGAGLRALESAIEAPTLAGERPLHDRAFDVYARQLERLGRRDTLRAAVARELARSPDSLPARAWQLRLE
- a CDS encoding glycosyltransferase, which gives rise to MVFLLALFEIARVLLRALLVVLSYHFLRAAWTGLREEDPKLPEAPDPWPSVCVQLPLKNEYYVAERVIRHAAQLRYPGGRLSIQVLDDSDDRTTARVARVVEELRAQGVEITHLHRERPTGYKAGALQAGLGETDADIIAIFDADCMPAEDFLLRTVPFFRDARVGCVQVRWSFLNRQRSLLTRVQAMVLDGLFAIDQFARAASRLPMQFNGTNGLWRTETIRASGGWRGEILAEDADLSFRAHLSGWRLVHLRQYAVPTELPEDMASFRTQQHRWSLGSAQLLRSLGWRILRSDLPARSKLMMFMHMGRHAIDPLILMASLTSPFTTLYGLPFLVDYTVPVNTALFGLVGVGCFFFYGAALRYVGAPLSNVLLIPLIIPLAIGLSLAYTLAWFEGLVRLGGPFIRTPKAGSRAESDGPRYRSRKPLLALAEVVLGSGHLYFTAEALLEGLYTEAAFFAMLGGSFLWVGLGTLSSRGVGRGGPTAEEAG
- a CDS encoding histone deacetylase, which gives rise to MIGLVDDARFDAHTARGVHPERPERLAAARSGLRGAVDASLLKPIATRPVSAEELASVHQSAYLDTLHAALARGWGSLDADTFHSPGSEEAAWHAAGGAAELARRTMEGELTRGVALLRPPGHHAEADRAMGFCMLNNVALAARAAQAAGARRVAIVDWDVHHGNGTQHIFESDPDVLFVSLHQWPLYPGTGAANEIGVGAGEGATANLALPAGSGDEVYGEAFREVVLPLLRRHAPDLILVSAGYDAHQRDPLASMELSSDAYGAMASALVETAEALGHGRVLCLLEGGYDLVGLESSVAATARALLGTHTALPEGRVPAAAREAIAAAKRATSR
- a CDS encoding diguanylate cyclase; protein product: MRNTEATSRAPNGAALPAPRATVRPSGDDGLDAGASEAPAILIVDDDPWAIRILQLALDAYRDVRFATSAAEASRLLAERSADLIFLDAEMPGESGFEFCARLQRDPVLRAIPVIFVTAHDDMAFEQRALESGASDFIVKPVNAPRVQLRARLHLKLKQQMDKLQEMAATDCLTGLMSRRSFDETLERELASARRGGRPLSLLWLDVDFLEHFNDSYGHPAGDDCLRRIAEALRAACRRQTDMVARVGGDEFAVLLPDTPNDGARIVAESVRAAVAAMRLPHRHSTVAPHVTVSVGVASVGDAEARAPEDAQALLQVADGALYLAKQRGRDRVAVAPDEGIPS